TCGCTCAGGTCGTAGGTCTTGTCCTTGTAGAGCTTGTACAGAGCCTCGACGGCTCCTACAGAGGAGAAGGCCCAACATGATCCGCAGTTTCTTCCCTGATCCTTGACTGGCGTGGGCACTTCTGCTTTCCTCCAGTCCAAGTCCTCTCCGGTTATCTCGCTAAGGTCGTTTATTTCAAAGTCGATTTTCTTGGCGCGCTTAAGCTTTGATATATAGAGTGAGTTGGCGAGCGACCTCTTCTGGTGCTGCGCGTGCTTAGCAACTGGAGTGAAGTACTTAGGAGGCTTAATTTCGTAATGGAGCTTCATGAACTCTTCGTCACTCATGTCCGCAAACTTGTTTAATTCCACTGTGTATGGAGAATCGTCCTTGTGTTCCTTAACTTTCAAGTAGTTCTCTCTGTATATAATGAATCTGTCAGTTCTTTTGTTAAAGTCAGCATACTTCCTTCCGTGCTTTACAGTAAAAAGGTCAAAGGAGTAGTACATGTCGAGCTCGAGTGCGGCATCGTTCGAAATTTTTTTAGTGCTGTGAATTTTAACCAAATCGTCAAGAAGCGTGACCTTCTTGACGGACTCCAGGTTGGAGTACTCCTTCTCAATATGCTTAACGAGTCCAGACTTAAAATTGCGAGCTTGTCTCGTCTTGACAAGGAAGAAGGCTGCCAGTCCAGTGCATATAATCGATATTAAAAGAACGATTAGGAAGGTAATAAATGGAGAAAGCTTCTTGCGCCTGGAACGATTGATGGAGCTGAAAAGTGGAGTCCTAGAGGAAAAGGATGGCTCACTTACAGCATCATGGACTTGTTCATCGATAGTATTCAtattaaaagaaaattatgcaaaataaattcagagtaaagataaaatataaagaaaatgagtATACGGgaataataacaaaatatagTCGAACTATTGAATAGagttgtttattaaaactatatttgtaaacaaaaattCAGGAATGTCCTAACTTTATAGGAAGTTGCAATTAAATTCCTCGCTGCTCGCAGATTCTCGGCACTTGTAACTTGGAGCTAGCCCCATGGCAATGTCTCAAGTTCATCAATTTTCTCCGGGGAATTTcatgaaaattttaaatgcAAACCAATTATAAGGtttctataaatttaatgtatagttccacaattttaaagtttttaaattttttttcGATTATTACAATTTGGCACATGTGGAATCTTGCCATTgaattcatttttaacaattatatttgcaatttgtaataaaatttaaaagaaatatTGTTAtgcttttattttttacccgtttcttttattgttaaatttgtttacaGTTCCGTGTGTAGTATATTTTCCGACACACTTAGAGTCGTTTAATTCCCATTATTCTTCCTCAGAAGCGGCTCTGATTTTATTACATAAGGAACGCCACGCAATAGTTAACCATGAATTTTGGTAATGTGTACAAATTAGTGCTATTTTACATTCCGAATTTGTCGGTTAACGTTTCTTTTCAAACATTAACAAGTTTTTAGAACCACATGTTTCCCACATATTCGTGAGGGACATAATGAGTTATAAAAGGATTTAACCCTGCGGTTAAAATTCCACATTTGTCGAGACCATCCTTAGTGCGCTCGAGTCTGAGGTAGCCGTCCTCCCCCCAGTCGGCTCCCCAGGAGTTTTTTATGATCCAGTAGCGCTTCTTGCTCTCGGGGTCGTATCCCTCGCCGACCAGAAGCACTGCGTGGTTCATCTGGACTGAGCACTCGTCGTCGTAGATGCCGCGCTTGTAGTCGAACAGTTTATCGGACACTCCAATGGTGACCACGGTCGGGGAGTAAACCAGGGACTTGTTGAGGAT
The sequence above is a segment of the Theileria orientalis strain Shintoku DNA, chromosome 3, complete genome genome. Coding sequences within it:
- a CDS encoding cysteine proteinase precursor produces the protein MNTIDEQVHDAVSEPSFSSRTPLFSSINRSRRKKLSPFITFLIVLLISIICTGLAAFFLVKTRQARNFKSGLVKHIEKEYSNLESVKKVTLLDDLVKIHSTKKISNDAALELDMYYSFDLFTVKHGRKYADFNKRTDRFIIYRENYLKVKEHKDDSPYTVELNKFADMSDEEFMKLHYEIKPPKYFTPVAKHAQHQKRSLANSLYISKLKRAKKIDFEINDLSEITGEDLDWRKAEVPTPVKDQGRNCGSCWAFSSVGAVEALYKLYKDKTYDLSEQELVNCDQYSSGCNGGLPYTALEYVHSNGISFSSDLPYDGIDEPCTPNDLEKVFIDSLVVTTGSDILNKSLVLSPTVVGIGVDTELKLYKSGVYTGKCAKEQNHAVLLVGEGFDQETNKRYWVIKNSWGADWGEDGYIRMERTDEGADKCGILTFGLNPVVY